A part of Caretta caretta isolate rCarCar2 chromosome 1, rCarCar1.hap1, whole genome shotgun sequence genomic DNA contains:
- the CHORDC1 gene encoding cysteine and histidine-rich domain-containing protein 1, giving the protein MSQLCYNRGCGQRFDPSTNAEDSCTYHPGVPVFHDALKGWSCCKRRTTDFSDFLSIAGCTKGLHNSEKPPEPVKPEIKTTSERKELAELKPKFQEHIIRAPKPVETINRPSPDEPMTSLQLKVSASLKQALDKLKLSENEEEKKEEDSDEIKIGTSCKNGGCLKTFEGPQSTEEICIYHSGVPIFHEGMKYWSCCKRKTSDFNTFLSQEGCTTGTHVWTKKDAGKKVVPCRHDWHQTGGEVTISIYAKNSLPELSHVEANSTMLNIHIIFEGDKEFDRNVILWGVIDVKRSYVNMTATKIELTMRKAEPMLWANLELPIPKTQLKQNEDITDQE; this is encoded by the exons attCATGCACATATCATCCAGGTGTACCAGTCTTTCATGATGCTCTAAAG GGCTGGTCATGTTGTAAGAGAAGAACAACAGACTTCTCTGACTTCTTAAGCATTGCG GGCTGTACAAAGGGTCTCCATAATAGTGAGAAACCCCCTGAGCCTGTGAAACCTGAAATCAAAACTACCTCTGAGCGAAAGGAGCTAGCTGAACTGAAACCTAAATTTCAGGAGCATATAATTCGGGCACCAAAGCCAGTGGAAACCATTAATAGGCCAAG ccCAGATGAGCCAATGACAAGCTTACAGCTGAAAGTATCCGCTTCCCTGAAACAAGCACTAGATAAACTGAAACTATCAgagaatgaagaagaaaaaaaag aagaggaCAGTGATGAGATCAAAATTGGGACGTCGTGTAAAAATGGAGGCTGTTTGAAG ACATTTGAAGGACCACAGAGCACAGAGGAAATATGTATATACCATTCTGGAGTACCTATATTCCACGAAGG GATGAAGTATTGGAGCTGTTGTAAGAGAAAAACTTctgattttaatacatttttgtcTCAAGAAGGCTGTACGACGGGAACACACGTGTGGACTAAAAAGGATGCT GGGAAAAAAGTAGTTCCATGTAGGCATGATTGGCATCAAACTGGAGGTGAAGTGACTATTTCAATATATGCGAAAAATTCACTTCCTGAACTTAGCCATGTAGAAGCAAATAGCACAATG cTAAATATCCATATTATATTTGAAGGAGATAAAGAATTTGATCGCAATGTGATATTGTGGGGA GTAATTGATGTGAAGAGGAGTTATGTAAACATGACAGCTACGAAGATTGAGCTCACTATGAGGAAAGCAGAGCCCATGTTATGGGCAAACCTTGAACTACCAATACCTAAAACGCAGctaaaacaaaatgaagataTTACAGATCAAGAATGA